A single Fundidesulfovibrio soli DNA region contains:
- the nusG gene encoding transcription termination/antitermination protein NusG, which produces MTADAIDTPLPEAQAKARWFIVHTYSGFEHRVEQTIREMMRTGQAEGFIEEVVVPTEKVIELVKGEKRTSTRKFYPGYVMVKMVMNDKSWHLVQEIPRVTGFVGGKNRPTPMRDSEAERVLSLMESRQEQPRPKFNFDRGDEVRVIDGPFGGFNAQVEDVNYDKGKLKVSVSIFGRQTPVELDFVQVTKN; this is translated from the coding sequence GGCCAGGTGGTTCATCGTTCACACCTACTCGGGTTTCGAGCACCGTGTGGAGCAGACGATCCGGGAGATGATGCGCACCGGCCAGGCCGAAGGCTTCATCGAAGAGGTGGTCGTCCCGACCGAGAAGGTGATCGAACTGGTCAAGGGCGAAAAAAGGACTTCCACGCGGAAGTTCTACCCCGGCTACGTCATGGTCAAGATGGTCATGAACGACAAGTCGTGGCATCTCGTGCAGGAAATTCCCAGGGTGACCGGGTTCGTCGGCGGCAAGAACCGTCCGACCCCCATGCGCGATTCCGAAGCCGAGCGCGTGCTCTCCCTGATGGAGAGCAGGCAGGAGCAGCCCCGTCCGAAGTTCAACTTCGATCGCGGGGACGAGGTTCGCGTCATCGACGGACCCTTCGGCGGGTTCAACGCACAGGTCGAGGACGTGAACTACGACAAGGGCAAGCTGAAGGTCTCTGTTTCGATTTTCGGCCGTCAGACCCCTGTCGAGCTCGATTTCGTACAGGTTACCAAAAACTAG
- the rplK gene encoding 50S ribosomal protein L11, with protein sequence MAKKEVAKIKLQIPAGKANPSPPVGPALGQHGVNIMEFCKAFNAKTQEQMGMITPVVITVYADRSFTFITKTPPASVLLLKAAKIEKGSGEPNKNKVGKVSKAQVEEIAKLKMQDMTAKDLDAAMNTIMGTARSMGLDVVS encoded by the coding sequence ATGGCTAAGAAGGAAGTCGCCAAAATCAAGTTGCAGATTCCTGCCGGCAAGGCCAACCCCTCGCCCCCGGTGGGCCCCGCCCTGGGTCAGCACGGCGTGAACATCATGGAGTTCTGCAAGGCGTTCAACGCCAAGACGCAGGAACAGATGGGCATGATCACCCCCGTGGTCATCACCGTCTATGCCGACCGCTCCTTCACCTTCATCACCAAGACCCCCCCGGCCTCGGTCCTGCTGCTCAAAGCCGCCAAGATCGAGAAGGGTTCCGGTGAACCCAACAAGAACAAGGTCGGCAAGGTGAGCAAGGCTCAGGTCGAGGAGATCGCCAAGCTCAAAATGCAGGACATGACCGCCAAAGACCTTGACGCCGCCATGAATACCATCATGGGCACGGCCCGCAGCATGGGTCTGGACGTGGTGAGCTAA